AAACAGAATCCTACAGTAATATTAGAGGATTGCAAGGGGAGACTATTAAAGGGCTTTTATAAAGAAGGGTTAATCCCCACCGACCTCCCGCAGCTCTACGacatcaatatttaaaaaaaagagaagaaaggaaaataggACTCAGTACTACATCTAGCGGAGGGAGTACCCGAAAACGATTAAATTCATGGTTGGATGAATCTCAGCTTGTTCGGTATGCCCGCCATCCTATTAAAAAAGCGTTTAATATTTCCATCTACTCCCGAGAATAACTTACGAAAggttgatgaaagaaagaaagaggggtaGGAGAAGGGAGATCAGAAGTGATCGCAAATAACATTAGTAATAGTAAAGACGTGGTAATGGTAATAAAGGTAATAAGAGTGTAAGGAGTGAAACTCGCAAACCCATTCGTCTCAGCTTCCACAACACGGGAGAAAGACGTAAATTTCCAACTTCGGTTAAATCAGGTatacctactcctcctcctcctcctcctcctccagctggTAAAACGAAGAGAGTATTATACCGTTCAGCGGAATTATGCAACGTATCACTCAGAAACGAGGAAATCCTCCCCTAAGTATTATCATTCCCATATCGTTTAATGAGAGCCAAATCCATTACACCACTGGTATAATCGAAAATCTACGAGACTCAGGAACTGTTGTGGTGGGACATCGAAGGGAATTtactaccacccccccccccttctcttgtTAGTGGATCGAAGGACTAACGCAGTAACGTACAGGATTATCAATACTTGATTAACATAGCGGGTATCAAGGAGTGGTTGATAAGATATGACGCgttgaaaaaaaagttgaaatatctGACCGGGGGCATAAAGGAGATGCGGAAAAGTAAGAGGAGTGGTGGAGAGGAAAGGACTAGAAGGATTTTGATTAAGCACCTCTTATTAGGAACTTCGTGAGGAAACGAGTTATAGCAGGAAGATGGCCAACACCTGTCCGGACATCCGCGCGTGAGCGGAGGGGATGCGGCCGAACATGTACACGCGGGCCGAGGGGATGTGGCTGTACATGTACATGTGGGCGGAGGGGGTGCGGCCGGACATACACGTCGTCGGTTGGGGTGGATGCGGCCGGACTGTACAGCGGGCGTCGGTTGGGGGGGGATGCGGCCGGACATGTACTGCGGGCGTCGGTTTGGGGGGGGATGCGGCCGGAACTGTACAGCGGGCGGAAGGGATGCGGTTGGAGCAcgtcaaaacgaaaaaaaaggcaAGCAAACCGATTGGCATAATGTTTAGCCGTTCATATACGCAGCGCCTGGCGTACCGGAAGTGAGCATGGAAGTCTGTGGCGCATCCCCTCCGCCCGCCTGTACATGTCCTGTCGCATCCCATAGGCATCCTTCTGCCCGCGTGTACACTGTCCGGCCGCGCATCCACTCCGCCCAGCGGTGTACATGTCCTGGTCGTGCCGTGTACCATGTCTGGGTTCCGGCATCCCCTCCGCCCACGTGTAACATGTCCGGCAGCATCCCTAGGCGGTCCCTTTCTGCCCGTGTGTACATGTCCGGGACCGCATCCCCCTCCGCCCGCGTGTACATGTCCCCCGGCCATCCCTAGGCATCCCCTCCGCCCGCGTACATGTACAAAATTCCCCCCCGGCAGCTAATCCCCTCCGCCCACCGTGTGATCATGTCCGGCCACATCCCCTCCCCGCCCGCCAGTGTGTTACATGTCCGGATACCGCATCCCCTCCGCCCGCAGTGTACATGTCCCGTCGCAGCAGTCTCCCCGTTCCGCCCCCGTGTACATGTCCCGGGCCGCATCTCCTCCGCCTGTGTGTACATGTCCGGCCGCGCATCCCCTCCGCCAGCGTGTACATGTCCCGGGCCTGCATCCCCCCCCTCCGCCAGCGTGTACAATGTCCGGCCGCATCCCCTCCGCCCGCGTGTACATGTCCGGCCAGCATCCCCTCCGCCCCCGCGTGTACATGTCCGCCGCATCCCCTCCGCCCGCGTGTACTGTCCGGCAGCATCCCCTCCGCCCTCCGTGTACATGTCCGGCAGCATCCCCCTCCACTCCCCGCTGTACCATGTCCGGCAGCATCCCTCCTCCGCCCGCCGAGTTGTACATGTCCTGCAGCATCCCCTCCGCCCGCGTGTACATGTCCGGCAGCATCCCCTCCACCAGCGTGTACATGTCCGGCAGAATCCCCTCCGCCCGTGTGTACATGTCCGGCCACATCCCCTCCGCCCGCGTGTACATGTCCGGCCGCATCCCTCCGCCCACGTGTACATGTCCGGCAGCATCCCCTCCACCCGCGTGTACATGTCCGGCAGAATCCCCTCCGCCCGCGTGTACATGTCCGGCCAGAATCACCGCCGCGTGTACATTGTGGCAGCATCCCCTCCGCCCGCGTGACATGTCCGGGTCGCACCCCTTCCGCCCGCGTGTACAGGTCGCCAGAATCCCCTCCGCCCCGTGTACATGTCCGCCCGGCCGATCCCCCTCGCCCGCGTGTACATGTCCCTGGCGCATCCCCTCCGCCCGCGTGTACATGTCCGGCAGCATCCCCCTCCGCGTGTACATGTCGGCAGCTCCCCTCCGCCCCGGTGTACATGTCCGGCAGCATCCCCTCCGCCGCGTGTAACCGTCCCGCAGCATCCCCTCCGCCCGTGTGTACATGTCCGGCAGCAATCCCCTCCGCCCGCGTGTACAATGTCCGGCCAGCATCCCCATCCGCCCGCACCCGTGTACATGTTCCGGCCAGCACCCCTCCCCCTCGCACCCCGCGTGTACCTGTCCGGCAGCATCCCCTCCGCCCGCCTTGCGTGTACATTTGTCCGGCAGCATCCCCTCCGCCCGCGTGTACATGTCCGGTCGTATCCCCTCCTCCCCGCGTGTACATGTAACCCCGGCCGCTAGACATCCCCTGACACCCGCCCGGGTGTACATGTCCGGCAAGCATCCCCTCCGCCAGCGTGTACATGTCCAGCCGCATCCCCTCCGCCCGCGTGTACATGTCCGCCGCATCCCCTCCTGCCCGCGTACATGCCCGGCCGCATCCCCTCCGCCCGCGTGTACCATGTCCTGCCCGCATCCCCTCCGCTGCGCTGTCACATGTCACGCCCATCCCCCATCGGTCGCGTCGCCCACATGTCCGTCGCATCACTCCGCCCGACTGTGTACATGTCTGCCAGCCACATCCCTAGGCATTCCTTCTGCCCGCGTGTACATGTCCAGGCCGCATCCCCTCCGCCCAGCCTGACATGTCTGGTCGCATCCCGTCCGCCCACTTGTACTAGGCATCCCTTCTGCCCGTGTGTACATTGTCTGGCCGCATCCCCTCCGCCCGCGTGTACATGTCCTGGCAGCATCCCCTCCGCCGCCGCATCCCCTCCGCCCGCGTGTACATGTCTGGCCACACATCCCCTCCGCCTGCGTGTACATGTCCGGCCACATCCCCTCCGCCCCCACCCGCGTGTACATGTCAGGGCCGCATCCCCTCCTCCGCCTGCGTGTACATGTCCGGCCGCATCCCCTCCGCCCGCGTGTACGTGTCCGGCCGCATCCCCTCCACCTGCGTGTACACTGTCCGGCCGCATCCCCTCCGCCCGCGTGTTACATGTCCGGGGCCGCATCCCCTCCGCGCCGCGTGTACATGTCCGCCACATCCCCTCCGCCTGCGTGTACATGTCCCTCCAGGCACATCCCCTCCGCCCGCGTGTACGTGTCAGGCCGCATCCCTCCGCCTGCTGTACATGTCCGGCCACATCCCCTCCGCCCGCGTGTACGTGTCCGGCCGCATCCCCTCCGCCTGCGTGTACATGTCCGGCCGCATCCCCTCCGCCCGCGTGTACATGTCCGGCCGCATCCCCTCCGCCTGCGTGTACATTTGTCCGGCCACCACATCCCCCCCCTCCGCCCGCGTGTACATGTCCTCCGCACTCCCCTCCGCCCGCGTGTACATGTCCGGCCGCATCCCCTCCGCCCGCGTGTATATGTCCGGCCGCATCCCCTCCGCCCGCGTGTATATGTCCGGCCGCATCCCCTCCGCCCGCGTGTACATGTCCGGCCGCATCCTCTCGCCGCCCGCGTGTATATGTCGGGCCCGCGTCCCCGTCCGCCCACGTGTACATGTCCGGGCCCGCCGCATCCCCTCCCCACCACCCGCGTGTACATGTCCGGGCCGCATCCCCTCCGCCGCCGCATCCCCTCCGCCCGCGTGTACATGAATGGCCACATCCCCTCCGCCTGCGTGTACATGTCCGGCCACATCCCCTCCGCCTGCGTGTACATGTCCCGTTAAAGCCTCATCCCCTCCGCCCGCATGTATAAGTCCGGCCGCATACCCCCCTCGCCTGCGTGTACATGTCCGGCcgcatcccccccccctttccgcCCCCCCCGCGTGTACGTGTCCGGCCGCATCCCCTCCGCCCGCGTGTACATGTCCGGCCGCATCCCCTCCGCCCCGTGTATGGTGTCGGGCCGCATCCCCTCCGCCTGCATGTACATGTCCGGCCGCATCCTACCTCATCCCTCTGCCGTGTGTACAATGTCACCGGCCACATCCCTACGCATCCCTTCTGCCCGCGTGTACATGTCCGGCCGCACCCCCTCCGCCCACATGTGCATGTACAGCCACATCCCCTCGGCCCGCGTgtacatgtgtaagtgtttacataataaaaatatggaatgttagtccatatatataaaagtctaaaactaaagaggtcaaccagattgcttgcaggaatgtgatcagactagagacgctaaagatgacgtatacagtAGGTAtgtagctaagataacatgccgtcacctgtggtcattcaattgttttataaacattagtccaagctccctgctttgagacaactaccccgacctattattcaaacggcctacgtgatctgtagcgtgtctcattcgattgtgtcgtatgaaactatgtcatctgatagtatgttcatatgttcgaactactgtctgttccttcataacttgtaacagagatggtagacaggcagaacagagttagctatcgtcattagaagacctgtacctctttacctaagctttatcatgtaagaTAATAGGATTaggccatcatcattggcagaagcgatcaagctatcgtcatagaagactgtacgatcatatctgatcttcatcatgtaaaacttcagaagaatatactatttttataccttgtgttttctacaagaacctcaccgaaccatgagtttaacacatcgtcgtaaagataataccgacttcgtaagtgatctacaaaaccccagacactccattgaagatggaagtgcaataccaaccgacttagcgtaaatttatcgctagtctaacattacctcatagggcggccttatcatacaaggcacgagccataatattggtggccagcggaccagaagaactctacaacgtcctacgaagaaaaaacagaataataaatcatgaagtcaacgacgacgaaagcagcagactcttcaagcaacctagtatcatcattagtgaggcgacttcagaaaacaacaagattcgtcaaggcaacttagtatcatcgttagtgaataacttcaagaaacaaaaccgacgtgtccttttggttcctacggcaacggaagcttcgtctctcattagaatcattcaagaaaacatcgttagtgagcgtttccggcacgcaagaaacaaaccgaacgcgtctgcagcatcggattttcaagggctcgaactcatcgaaacaacgcgcacgggggaaactgaaccaagccaaaccaggtcgtccgctaaatagagaaggaggaccaaagGCCGTGTGTCGTTTTATCGGAACAGACCGTGACTTCCCCACAAAAGCAAgcctaagtacaattttttattcatttttgagtaactttgagtgtttcctttacagtcgaatttcgttattcctgtggctgaagttacgagacaaatcttaatctacttttttacagaaattatctacatcattgagatttcgctaacTGCGAAGTGTCCTTTGGGTGTctgttttccagaagttctactgaaatatccataatcatatactatgttaattttatcattttggggtgattattaatcccttacgtaacaaatcatattaaacagtgaatatgcgttttacgcagtggacgtctgtatttatacagatgcatagatagggtcgttaagcaccgtagtgattagaaaacacacaaaaaacaagtggaacacccgtacaaatctatataaattagagtaacactatttcgggtcatgacaataaatgctcctttgcaaagtcccgatcgcagttttagccttgagttttttgagttatataaaatatcgaacctcaatgactcaactcaactttaaaaatacggctggattgcaaggaataacatgtctgtaaaaaactttcatcaggctaaatgcgctgaccaggatccctcactatttcaaattttagcaaagaatgaagtacaaacagttaatattgtatgcaataatgataacttgtcttattagtaatcgctcagttcctaatagttcgtcattcattgctttatacgtaaccagcaacataatgcaaaaaacacacaataacagttgccgatggtaataaagagaaggatcctaattattacaaaaagaaatagaacagtagcctttcagaatcaaaaaCAAGCaacaaactcggtgactgtgtcacctagtcaagcggtcaaggtcagtcaaaaaactgccgaagtgttcaaaacatagcaaattccacacaataagcgactctagcagagtggggaaagcgatgttggttcataccaatatctttttgaattaaaaaggatttttcctatgacaacacgaccgtataaagtatcagagcaggttttcgtttaattttaatacattaagttataataaatactggtggattaagcccgactgtacgcgccgtaaaaattagaatatcttgtttatttctttagtagacgtaatatcttgtatttacggactcaccgtctgttgttcgaacttctctaatgagaagtccggataagcgagcgcttacagatacctctatagttataaaaaacgttgatctgtatgtagtgtaattgcaagatccatctaggggtatacaaaaatattatcttacatcctgcaaaataaggcgtgtttatcaaaggaaaatcctataaaccttcaaacatagtaaaatccgtttgaacaaaaatgagacagttaatcaaataataacttatataaaggaactatacatttgtctcataaatcgtaacattgttcaaatgacccaacagaattctcccacaaccgcagtcgtactttgttcacgcaaaatctcgagaagcatgcaccctcgaatgtcttagtgcgtgtaaaaagactttgctgggtgaaatgaaatttttaacctTCCTTTACACTCTGAAAtatacgatttccgcgaacaaagctctaaaagtatacatatcgtggatacggaagttataaatatcgcattttttattgttgctaatttttaatcacgcccaaccagtcgtggatgaatctctctgataatctatctaaagtaatatccgtaaagtcattcaagcagaggtgattcagcagaattttttttatcttctacctgaataccaggaagtttctccactagcgagtgatctctgggagaaaaaacggatgtaatttaacacaaaatacggtctaaggacaaacataaagctatatacgtaccttcgtatagactctcactgcaatttcaaaatagagataaatgacgaagttgaaaaatgttagtaataggagccattaggaaatcaaataagcccatataatttttccctcaaacgtcatgccataaaagatctgacttggcgtatctgcgtagattctgacgcttaaacaaggaaacgacttccgatagtttccagtgcgatgtaccgacgacatcttatctctgttaggttagaataaattttttttgttttttcaccaacttggacttacttaaatgcttttaccagataccattacctaatgattgtacctcatacaccgttttcagcacactcaagggacattatcaatttttacgtatgcctctggcttacgttgcgtcccaattacaatatagtgtttggagacttttaggggataacctacatgcctatatggatgatcttgtaatcttttctaataccttagaagtacattcacataaagtagagctagtgctacagagacaaagacaaataatctcagagtaaaatatctaaatgtgagttttttcaaaaccgaacatgtttatctaggttttatgtgtctgtcaaggtcttaaaagtagtccatgtaaggtgtcggctattcataactttccggtacttattaacgtaaaaaggggatacagcacttttgcgctgtagtgggtattacaatcgtatgtaaatatgtaactcttcaatgatgacagctcctttaacagatcttacgaagaagagcgtagatttattatggtgtctgaaaagcatcaacaggcgttcgatatcttaaaagcgaaaatgcagcttacctaactaaaaatccctgattttaaataggaatttttttttttttttgttttttttttattgcaacaagacgcctcagaccaaggggtaagagggtattacttcagtaatatgataaacagttcttccctatactttttattcacgtaaactaaagccctctgaaagtaaatatgcagtaataggcaaggaagggctaggtatctttaactcactagtacatcttaagttcataatctatggctatcctgataaagtccttactgaacatgagtcctttaccgagtttttcaaaggctttaatcacagtccaaaaggaactcggtgacaatgatcattcaggtctttggagccaagataagatatctacctgggaaagcaaatatcatagctgacgcattatcccgcaatcccgcaccataccgcaaagaaccattaattagactaaaaaatatagcaacatccgtacctattgttaaaaccgtatctaaacaagaaatcccttaacccaagagatcgcgagcattgaatatctgggtcgagcgcagaactgttacaaactgaacaaagcaagagtcaacataCATCACCAAACAAatacttcgaaacgg
The sequence above is a segment of the Macrobrachium nipponense isolate FS-2020 chromosome 2, ASM1510439v2, whole genome shotgun sequence genome. Coding sequences within it:
- the LOC135221221 gene encoding uncharacterized protein LOC135221221 — translated: MSGSNPLRPRVQCPASIPIRPHPCTCSGQHPSPSHPACTCPAASPPPALRVHLSGSIPSARVYMSGRIPSSPRVHVTPAARHPLTPARVYMSGKHPLRQRVHVQPHPLRPRVHVRRIPSCPRTCPAASPPPACTMSCPHPLRCAVTCHAHPPSVASPTCPSHHSARLCTCLPATSLGIPSARVYMSRPHPLRPA
- the LOC135221222 gene encoding uncharacterized protein LOC135221222; its protein translation is MSWQHPLRRRIPSARVYMSGHTSPPPACTCPATSPPPPPACTCQGRIPSSACVYMSGRIPSARVYVSGRIPSTCVYTVRPHPLRPRVTCPGPHPLRAACTCPPHPLRLRVHVPPGTSPPPACTCQAASLRLLYMSGHIPSARVYVSGRIPSACVYMSGRIPSARVYMSGRIPSACVYICPATTSPPSARVYMSSALPSARVYMSGRIPSARVYMSGRIPSARVYMSGRIPSARVYMSGRILSPPACICRARVPVRPRVHVRARRIPSPPPACTCPGRIPSAAASPPPACT
- the LOC135221219 gene encoding uncharacterized protein LOC135221219, with protein sequence MSGYRIPSARSVHVPSQQSPRSAPVYMSRAASPPPVCTCPAAHPLRQRVHVPGLHPPPPPACTMSGRIPSARVYMSGQHPLRPRVYMSAASPPPACTVRQHPLRPPCTCPAASPSTPRCTMSGSIPPPPAELYMSCSIPSARVYMSGSIPSTSVYMSGRIPSARVYMSGHIPSARVYMSGRIPPPTCTCPAASPPPACTCPAESPPPACTCPARITAACTLWQHPLRPRDMSGSHPFRPRVQVARIPSAPCTCPPGRSPSPACTCPWRIPSARVYMSGSIPLRVYMSAAPLRPGVHVRQHPLRRV